The following coding sequences lie in one Salmo salar chromosome ssa13, Ssal_v3.1, whole genome shotgun sequence genomic window:
- the LOC106566876 gene encoding ubiA prenyltransferase domain-containing protein 1, with protein MAVGQKPSSAETFVLAGLNGHGETSHTGLNDTVQNHTADHQSSGRARVASDMRYKCAAYVLALRPWSFSASLTPVALGSALAYKLEGSVDLVILMVCAVAVLVVHGAGNLVNTYYDFSKGIDHKKSDDRTLVDEILAPQDVVMFGALLYSLGCLCATLLYFLSTLRMEHLALIYFGGLSSSFLYTGGIGLKYVALGDVVILITFGPLAVMFAHAVQVGYLSVLPLVYAVPLALNTEAILHSNNTRDMDSDKQAGIVTLAILIGPTLSYILFNLLLFVPYVLFCILATHYTISMALPLLTLPMAFPLERQFRSQCYSKIPQKTAKLNLLMGLFYVFGIILAPQGSLPLL; from the exons ATGGCTGTGGGGCAGAAACCAAGCAGTGCAGAGACATTTGTTTTGGCTGGATTGAATGGACATGGAGAGACAAGTCACACCGGTTTGAATGACACTGTGCAGAATCACACCGCCGACCACCAGAGCTCGGGGAGGGCCAGAGTCGCGTCTGACATGAGGTACAAGTGTGCTGCTTATGTGCTGGCCCTGCGGCCGTGGAGTTTCAGCGCCTCCCTCACACCGGTGGCTCTGGGCAGTGCCCTGGCCTACAAGCTGGAGGGCTCTGTGGACTTGGTCATCCTCATGGTGTGTGCCGTGGCAGTGCTGGTGGTGCACGGGGCAGGGAATCTGGTTAACACTTACTATGACTTCTCCAAAGGGATCGACCACAAGAAGAGCGACGATAGGACTCTGGTGGATGAGATCCTGGCGCCGCAGGACGTGGTCATGTTCGGAGCGCTGCTCTACTCTCTGGGCTGCTTGTGTGCCACCCTGCTCTACTTTCTCTCCACGTTGAGGATGGAGCATCTGGCCCTTATTTATTTTGGAGGGCTCTCCAGCTCTTTTCTGTACACGGGAG GCATTGGTCTTAAGTACGTGGCCCTGGGGGACGTGGTGATCCTGATCACGTTTGGCCCCCTGGCGGTCATGTTTGCCCATGCTGTGCAGGTGGGCTACCTGTCTGTCCTGCCTCTGGTCTACGCCGTTCCCCTGGCCCTCAACACAGAGGCTATCCTACACAGCAACAATACCAGAGACATGGACTCTGACAAACAGGCGGGCATCGTCACTCTGGCCATTCTCATCGGGCCAACGTTGTCCTACATCCTCTTCAACCTCCTGCTGTTTGTCCCTTATGTGCTCTTCTGCATCCTGGCCACCCACTACACCATCAGCATGGCCCTGCCCCTGCTCACGTTGCCTATGGCCTTCCCCCTAGAGAGGCAGTTCCGCAGCCAGTGCTATTCCAAGATTCCCCAAAAGACAGCCAAGCTCAACCTCCTGATGGGACTTTTCTATGTCTTTGGGATCATTCTGGCACCTCAAGGCAGCTTACCGCTACTGTGA